A single region of the Mercenaria mercenaria strain notata chromosome 6, MADL_Memer_1, whole genome shotgun sequence genome encodes:
- the LOC123549303 gene encoding heat shock 70 kDa protein 12B-like: MADLIKDPLLVCAIDFGTTYSGYAFQFKHDYSREDPGHKISAPQAWNDGKLQVASMKTPTCLLLDNNGHVDSFGYEAERRFSDICEDEDEDPKDWYFFKRFKMKLHDLKVLSASTLIKDEQNKEFPAIEVFSKSVLCLKDHLLDELKRKKTTVQTDDILYVLTVPAIWSDNAKDFMRQAAKRADIKDDRLAISLEPESASLFCQFLPVDRFSVGGEAQCALAAPGTVYMIVDLGGGTADITVHEKLDCGKLREVHRACGGPWGGTAVDAYFIQVLSNIVSPLGMSAFMHEHCGDYLDLMREFEVIKRNVDTTSDKTFNIKVPASLSDVSKEYMQKPLTEAVASSAYAGVMKVTGDKIKMSPCQARDLFQKVMDKVTRQMEQCIDDVSKLVPARTISLILMVGGFSESPFVQQTIKNRFEGADGMKVLIPEEAGQAVLKGAVIFGRQPDSIMSRILRYTYGAEITPPFDPAVHDQSKRTSDGKRCNNVFRPFIEQGKEVSNGYALKTIYHTTTPFQKSIALKIFSTENDSNVKNDSNVKYTTDKGSNFVGTLTMKINPTKELQDLKVEYVFGGTELYVIGTEVKTNHRCEATIKMND, encoded by the exons ATGGCCGATCTAATAAAGGATCCTTTACTGGTATGTGCTATTGACTTCGGAACAACCTACAGCGGTTATGCCTTTCAGTTCAAACACGATTATAGCCGTGAGGACCCTGGTCACAAGATTTCCGCACCGCAAGCCTGGAATGATGGAAAATTGCAGGTGGCATCAATGAAAACACCTACATGTCTATTGTTGGACAACAATGGACACGTTGACAGCTTCGGGTATGAG GCTGAGCGGAGGTTCTCAGATATATGCGAGGATGAAGACGAGGATCCGAAGGACTGGTACTTCTTCAAGAGGTTTAAAATGAAGTTACATGATCTGAAG GTTTTGTCTGCATCTACACTAATAAAAGACGAACAAAATAAAGAGTTTCCTGCTATAGAGGTATTTTCAAAGTCAGTACTTTGCTTGAAAGATCATCTCCTGGACGAATTAAAGAGGAAAAAGACGACAGTTCAAACAGACGACATCTTATATGTGTTAACAGTTCCCGCCATTTGGAGCGATAATGCTAAAGACTTCATGAGGCAAGCTGCGAAGCGG GCTGACATAAAGGACGATAGGCTAGCGATATCCTTAGAACCTGAATCGGCGTCTCTTTTTTGCCAGTTTCTTCCCGTTGATAGATTCTCCGTCGGCGGCGAAGCGCAGTGTGCTCTGGCAGCTCCTGGTACAGTGTATATGATAGTCGATCTTGGAG GAGGAACAGCAGATATAACGGTGCACGAGAAACTTGACTGCGGAAAACTGCGCGAGGTGCACCGTGCATGTGGTGGCCCATGGGGTGGAACAGCTGTGGACGCATATTTCATACAAGTGTTGTCTAATATAGTTTCTCCTTTGGGAATGTCAGCTTTCATGCACGA GCACTGTGGAGATTACCTTGACCTTATGAGAGAGTTTGAAGTTATCAAAAGAAATGTTGACACTACCTCAGACAAGACTTTCAACATCAAAGTCCCAGCCTCTCTTTCGGATGTGTCCAAGGAATACATGCAAAAACCACTGACTGAAGCAGTGGCGTCCAGTGCCTATGCAGGGGTAATGAAAGTTACTGGAGATAAAATAAAGATGTCGCCATGCCAGGCAAGAGATCTGTTTCAGAAAGTCATGGATAAAGTCACTCGCCAGATGGAGCAGTGCATCGATGACGTCAGCAAGCTGGTGCCAGCACGCACAATATCTCTGATTTTGATGGTAGGTGGGTTCTCGGAGTCCCCATTTGTACAGCAGACAATAAAAAACAG atttGAAGGTGCGGATGGGATGAAGGTGTTGATACCAGAGGAAGCCGGACAAGCCGTTCTCAAAGGTGCTGTCATATTTGGAAGACAACCAGATAGTATAATGTCAAG gATTCTACGGTATACCTACGGAGCGGAAATAACTCCGCCTTTCGATCCAGCTGTACACGACCAGAGCAAACGAACATCCGACGGCAAGCGCTGTAATAACGTGTTCCGTCCATTCATTGAGCAGGGCAAAGAGGTGTCCAATGGCTATGCATTAAAAACCATATATCACACTACCACGCCCTTCCAAAAATCTATCGCCCTGAAAATATTCAGTACGGAAAATGACTCTAACGTTAAAAATGACTCTAACGTTAAATACACTACGGACAAGGGGAGTAACTTCGTCGGTACTTTGACCATGAAAATAAATCCTACAAAAGAGTTGCAGGACCTGAAAGTGGAATATGTATTTGGTGGTACAGAACTTTATGTGATAGGAACCGAAGTGAAGACAAATCACCGGTGTGAGGCCACTATCAAAATGAATGATTGA